The Vitis vinifera cultivar Pinot Noir 40024 chromosome 1, ASM3070453v1 DNA segment AACCTCCTCCCACCCTCCTTCCAAACATTACTCCATCCCCACCAAATCTTCATCTCTGCAGCAAGACTCCACCCCTTCCAACAAGCAGTGTAAACTCATATCCCCAAACCTAATCCAAGCTGAAAGACCTCTTCCTCTTTCCTTAATAAAGCCTCTCAACTTCCCCCCAACTTCCTCTACCAAAAGGTCAAAAGACTTTCCACTACAAACCAGCATCGACCTCCCCTCGCCAACATTCTTACCCCATTACATCTTTTCCCCTTTTACATAATATATCCATATTATGTCATACATGGTATTATACAAGATCTATATATGGATATTACATAATACCATTGAAGCTTCAATCTAGTAGGATCAAAACAGTGTATTCAAATACAGTTTGATCCTATCTGATCTAGCAGATTCAAGATGTTATCACTATGGACCAAACCACTCAGTGTGTAATGACATAGGAATTGTGATCATAATTCCATCCCATGGCAGCCCCTGTACTCAATGTCATGGTTCTTTCGATGCTTAGACAATTGGAATCAATTCTACAGACCCACAAAAATATATGGTCCTACTTCCTACTCATGACAAAGTTTGAAGTCAACCATAGTTCATGGTTTGAAGTTTAATGCTTTATTGGGAACATTTGAATGCAATCATTGCTAATAATTAACAAAAGCTGGACATAAAATGAAGTTACTGATGAATGAACTCAAAATGTAGAGATTTTAGGACCCCCCAAGCAATTCATGGACACTACCAGGCTCAAGTTTGAAACATCAAATAGGCAATTCTACATTGTTTCACATGGATCATATCTcaagaagaaacaaaattttcaccGTTTTTTATTGGGGTCTATGTACTTTACCTTATACAAAGCCCTTCTTGTGTCAATTGGTGCAGACTGAATACACTTGTCTATTACAGCTGGTAAAGGGGTTGCAAAATCGCTGCTGTAGATCTCAGGATTGAAGAAAATCTGCATAATCAGCCAGATTAATCATCAAAAacaaattcctttttttaaaagactTATCAAAGCATCATCTAGTAGATGAAATGCAATGCACAAGTAAACAAATTTAATAGTAAAGGAATTGTAACGGCTTTATTTTTTTGGCAAGTGAACAATTATTACATAAATGGATCAAAACATCACCAAGGATGAAGCTAGAAAGCTACAGATGCGTGTCTATTTAACTCATTACCATGCAGTCtccttttaaccaaaaaaaaaaaatagccatTAATTTCAATGTTTGATTAGCTCAAAAGTAACACTCAGATCTAATAACatagacaaaattttaaaacaaaaaagaggcATTCATGTCAACAGCATGAAGACCTTACAGATATTAAAATGTATATTTCAATTACCATATGGATGCTGAAACTTCAAAATCATATTCACTATATAAGTGAATCATGAATACTGTTTTCAGAATATACAAGTATCGTGGTAAGGCATTCTTTTTCTCCTAAAAGAAACAGGGATTTGCTATTTAAGAGAAAAACGAGTTTGACACTAAACTTCATCACAAAAGGGCACATTGATTGGGTCTATAAGCTATtttttaggaaacaaaaggATACATAAATGATTAAATCTTAATAACATTCATTCAATATGGTAACTCTTTTCTTCCAGAGCATGCTACTCTATTCTAAAACATAACTTTTACAAAGATTATTTGCAGCTGGAAAACCCTGTTTTGGCCCTTGAATCCTTACTAAGTGGCAAAGGGTTGGGGAGCCGATGTGGGAGGTTCAAAATTCAAGTTCAATAGGGACAAAAAACATGTTACCTACAATAAAAAGGATGCAGTTCAAAGTTGGCAAAGGTGTTTGAATGGAGTGAATTGCTAAAGATTCGACAATTGGCAAAGGAACACAGGTTAGAGATGATGAAGTGGGCTCAATGACTGCAGTCAAGACATGGATAATGTCAGGTTGACAAATTTGAGCAAATCAACAGCTGACAGTTGTGGAGGATCCTAACCAGCAGAGTTCTCAGCCATTTCAAGATTTTGAATAGAGATAATAGAGTCAAAAATGATAAGAACATCATGCACAATAATTTACAACCTACTCTGATGAGCAAGGAAAGTGAAATTGTAATTCAAGTGCATAATCCTTGTCCAGACCAAGGTACAATTGTAGTCACCCAATTAATGCTGAATTTAACTGGTTTCAAGATATTGCATGGCAATGGATCAGATGAGAACCACATAGGACTACAGAAAACAAACTTGAAGGTGAAACTGAAATATACCTCAAAGAAAATGTACTCCTTAGGTTTGGGCTTACTTGGTGAGGAGTTGAATTGAGCTTTCGAGTTGTATTTTTGTATagtcttttattctttttgtataAATCTCCTTATAAAGAGAAGATTTTCATGGGTGTTTTGATCAGGTTTGTATTTCatggggaggatttctcatccttcttatgttttatgatcTTTAATTAATACACCTTtggtttctgattaaaaaaaaaacttggaagtGGAACAAAAGTCAGAAAAGCAACAAACATGGAAGAGTGACAGGTAGGAAAACAGTGGGAGAGACAGAAAGGGAACTATAGGGAGTACAAAGCACGTCTAGATGTTCAAAATGGTTGAAAATAGATATAGAGAAAGTAGACTATAAGAAGTACAACGCACTTCTAGATGTTCAAAATGGTTGAAAATAGAGATGCAGAGACAGTAAAGCTGGAGAAGATGCAGGAAAGGGAAATTGCACATGCATCATCCCTTTAATTTCCATGTCCacctattttttaaagaaaaaattaattccaaaaatacccttgtGTAGAAAGACCAAAAAGGCCTCCTTCCAAAAATGCACCTGAGTGTTGGACACCCCTATGACATCCAGTATTCCAGCACCAAACAAATCCAAGATGTCCAGTATTCCAATGCTGGACGGTGCTATaatgggcttttttttttttgtcatattttttgtgttttcgtgctcttttcaaaattttatcatgctttttttaaacaaaaatttaaaatggaaGCTTTAATGGAGGCTTGAATGGAAGTTTGATAACAAATGAATgtttttttcatcttataaaaaaaaaaaaacaaatgaatgttttttcataaagaaaaatgtgaCATTTAGGGTTGCAAAGAAGGTGAAGGAAGAGTTTTGGAGGAAGGAGAAGGGTGTAGCAATTGTTTAGGAATAACATATTAGGGTAGGTGGGtgagaaaatttgaaatatatgtgTGGATGGTGAAGAAATAACATGGATGAGGAAATAAAAATGGCGGATGTgtagatatatatatttgatgagtAAAGCaagaatatattattataaaaaaaaatagtggatgTATATAAAATTTCCCTACGGAAAATATTGACCATATCATCCTATATATTCCATAAAAAGTGAATTTCAGAAGAAAATAGCCCCCATCAGAGAGATTCTAGGCTCGTCCCATAGTTCAAGTAACAAATGAATGTTTTTTCATGAAGAAAAATGTGACATTTAGGGTTGCAAAGAAGGTGAAGGAAGAGTTTTGGAGGAAGGAGAAGGGTGTAGCAATTGTTTAGGAATAACATATTAGGGTAGGTGGGtgagaaaatttgaaatatatgtgTGGATGGTGAAGAAATAACATGGATGAGGAAATAAAAATGGTGGATgtgtagatatatatatatatatatatatatatatttgatgagtAAAGCaagaatatattattattaaaaaaaaatagtggatgTATATAAAATTTCCCTATGGAAAATATTGACCATATCATCCTATATATTCCATAAAAAGTGAATTTCAGAAGAAAATAGCCCCCATCAGAGAGATTCTAGGCTTGTCCCATAGTTCAAGTGGCAAATCATCAGGGTAGAGATGTGGAAGGTTCCAGGCTCATCCCATCAGGGACAAAAGAGTTACATGTCCAAATATagatacatacatacatacatacatacatatatatatatatatatagaagaaagCTATAAAACCAACCATGATATATGACTACAATGGGTTCTTTATTGGCAGGTTTAATGGATATTGCTTCAAAGATCTAATACAGTATTTGTGTCAAGTCATcctaaaacaatgaagactaTTACTTATTACATTTGAAGTGGAAAACAAGTCATTCAATATAATCACTTGAATAGTTGGAATCTTGGATATGAAGAACATTAAAAGGAAGGGCAAACCTCAGGGCCTAGAAATCGTTCATAGCCAACATCACAAGAGTATGGTGCTCCTGTCTTCGGTTTGATGCCCCTCCAATGCTTTATGTACTTCCCAGGCTCTTTGTCATGCTTATTGAACTCCTGTAATCATTGAAAAACTGAGTCATCATCAAATAAGATCCAGATTCAAAATTCTGGACATAAAACTATACAATGATCAATGAAATTACACCATTTATATCCTATATTTCTTTAAGTCAGAAGTTCTTATAGAAAAGATGACCTTGACGATATCAGAAGATGTATAGCAATACATTTCCTTCACTTTTCGAGCTACTTCAAAAGAGTCTTCAGGCGGCACATGCTCTCCTCTTTCCTACAcaacacaaatatcaaaattcAGGAAACCATTAAGGTAATCATTTCACAGATCGTGATTTTTATCCTAGTATGTATAGATACTATATATAGATAATTAGCTTTCATTTTCACTGTCAATAATAAACTTCAAGAATCAGCATCCCATTGCAAAACATCCAATATACTGAAAGAGTAGAAGAGAAAATAAGTAAGCAAAAGAAGTACCCAAAGTTCATACTGGAAGACTCATAATTTGGTATGCCAGAAGAGAGTGGCTCATGCCGAGTTGGTTGGCAGCATCTTTCAAACAACAAGAAATGGCTAGACAACCAAATTAAAACTAGAACAGCAGTGGCACCTATAAGATACCATCATCCATCTCATAATCTACAGTCTCTGACATCATGCTCAAATCACAATGAATTGAGTATGACAGATTCCTCATTATTAAGGAAGGGATAGAGAAAGAGGCTGCACTCCTTATTTATTAATCAATAAAGtgaatagatataaaaattaaggtgGTGTGGTGTTTGGATAtacttcctattttttatttttaaaaatagaaactcgTATACAGAATATAAGAATCCTTGTACAAAAAGCATAAATTTACCTAGTGTTCCTAAAAactatattcaaaattttaaaatgtgtggaaatgaaaattttttacttgaattttaaaaatttttaaaagtgctTTCTAATACACAATGTATTTACCtcatagttgttaaaaacttacgaTACAACGGTACTAtacattttttatggaaattgaTACGTATCACAAtttgtatcttattttaaagcatattttATGATACATGTACAATACACGATATGATACATGATATTATGATACAACAATACATACATCTTTAACTATTTgctataatttaaaataaaaaaaatcaaattaattttttttgttaacaaGTCTATTATATTAGTTgtttaaaatatactaaaagattaaaaattgatatgaaaatgagaaattggtaaaataatcttatatgaAAAGCTTCATTATTGTTGTCAAATGTTATATTATAAGTCAAGTAAGCTTATTTTAACAATGAATATtagagaaaattttcatttgaataatttaaatgttgacaatgaaaatgatgatagttagtgaataaaaatttttatttaataaattagttttttttaatttctttttttggtggAAAAGGAATGACAATAAACCTAAAAAGCTGGAACTTTGAAGATGACACATattaaatacattaaattttttttttttttttggtgacattcaatattttggtaatttgaaCTTCTCAAAACTTTAACATTCAATGTTTATGATATGATATAGCTAGACACTTCAATTCCTACTATCTTCCATAAAATTGGTTATGTATTACTCTATATTTCATACTTTCAATAGATATacacatatatacatattttttctatttatttttcatcatataaAAATACTTATGATATAGGATACGATACAATACcaatacaaaaaaatagaaaaacgatACACAATACGTTTTACGAGTTAATAACTATGATTTACTTactttttaataagaatttctACATTTTGTACAAAACCttctacttaaaaaataaataaataaaaagatacaaAATGTATCCAAACACACATCAAGTCAATGGAAAACGAGACCTAATAATTAAAACTGATGTCATATGCACATTTTAGAGGTATTTCTTAAACTCTGCTATGGTGCTATCAAGTGTTTCTTCATCATGTTCTTGGGGTTATAGAGTTTAATACAATGGCAGATGCTTGTAGAAAGCAACTGTGAAGAGTATCCATTACCATTGAAGCCCTATACcccattttttatatgtattcaGTTTCTTCTCACATTTATGGCATCTATCCTTTTGTTCCTTGCAATATAAATTTGTAGTTATAAAAGAGAAGCAGTGAAAGTTATTATGGTTCATATTTCCCTTTGTGAggcttttccttctttgtttgcCTTAGCGGTCTCTCAAGATGCGTGAATAACGGATTGTTGGGATTCTGTGGGGGATGTGGGGGGTTGGATTCCCTGTTTCTCTagatcctttaatgattgggaggtggaggcgGTGGAGAGGCTCCTCTCGACCCTTCAAGGAAAGAGGCTAGTTGTTGGGTTGAAGGATAGAGTGTTGTGGAAAGCTTcgaaaaatgggattttttctGTAAAATCCCTTTACAATACTCTTGAATCTAGTTGTGCAATCCCGTTTCCGTGGAGCATCATTTGGAGCCCTTGTGTGCCTACAAAGGtgggcttttttgcttgggaagcttcttgaGGGAAGGTTCTAACCCAAGATCAACTCAAGAGGAGGGGCTGGATTTTAGCAAACAGGTGCTTCTTGTGTTGTGATGAGGAGGAGACGATAAATCACATCCTTGTTCATTGCCCCAAGGCAAGGGTTTTGTGGGATCTTGTGctttctttgtttggtgttAATTGGGTCCTCCCGCTTACGGTTAGAGACACTCTAATAGGTTGGTCCGATTCCTTTGTGGATAAGAAACGTGGAAAGGCTTGGCGGGCAGctcttctttgtttattttggacagtttggaaagaaagaaacagaATAGTTTTTGATAATGAGGTTTTGTcgattcaaaaaatgaaaaattcttttgtttgcaATCTCTTTTCTTGGGCTAAGTTTTGTTTAGATGGAGGACCCtgatctttaattaattttgttgattggttgggttctagttGAGAGCTGGTGAGTGTTTGcttttttgtgtgttttttgtcttttggcaTCTCATGTATACTCCCTATATGCTTCAGGTTGCTTTTTAGCTccctttttctaataaaatttctgtggttttatctatcaaaaaaaaaaaagttattatggTTCATCTGTAAAGGCAGATGTTCGTTATCTTCAAGTTTGTTATCACCAAACAAGGATTAGGGTTCTAATGacccaaaaaaatatcaatggaTATAAGACTAGATTAACAGTGAAATAATTATATGCACACCTCACAACTGACAACAATAACATTTCAAACAAAGCAAGCATAATATGAGGAACTAATAATTATAATGGTGAAAGACAAACACAACTCACCCGCATGAGCTGTTGGACAAAAAGAGTAACATCTTTCCCAGCAATAGGAATTGACTTAATGCTGCTCCCAATAACATAACCATCTGCAACAGGTACAACATGAGTAGCCCCATCCCCAACATCCACTACAACCCCTGTCATCTCACACTAAGGGAAAGTGTAGGTTAATCTAAAAGGCAAGGGTCAATCAATCATCAAAGagcaagaaaaattatttacataagaAGCAAGGTACACTTTAAGACAATACATATGAATGTTCTAAGTATAATAGGCCTTGTTTactcaaataaaaaaaccatttaaaGAAACTGTAAAATAACTGTTAATATCTAGACATAAGAAAAAATGTGAGACAGAATAGTGTAAAAATAGATTTCACTGGGTAAACAAGCAAGGAGAAAATAATGATGCGGCCAGATACAAAATCATAGATTCAAGCGGAAGCGAATTGTTTTTCCATGAACATTTCAACTTAGcatatcattattaaaaaaatatatataaaaagaaaaaagtaaaaccACCTACACCAAAAGGGAATTGCCACAAATGTAACCCAAACAAGCCAGCTATGTTGCCAAAATAAATTGAAGTAAAGCTTCTTCCCCATGAAGTGGATATGTTAGCCCCTAAATAGGTATCCATATTGATCCAAACAGTTTGTCAGGTTATTGTTTGGTTGTTCCCACCTCCAATGAGGCCGAGGAAAAAATCCAGAACTATTCGCTCTCACATTGTCATTCCCAAGTATTTGAAAGTTAATTGCAGGCATTTAATGTGGTTTCCTTGTTAATGGAATAGATAAAGGACAGAGAATGGCTAATAAATAGGATGGAAGAGTGATATGAAATTGTTACTTGGAATGCATAATGCAGAAAGAGGGAGAGAATAAGACCCTCAATCTTttgttcaaattttcaattacatTCTGCTAATTGTTCATGAATATTGTACTTTCTCGTTAGTAATCATCCTGAAAACCCAGAAAACTATCCACTATTTCACATCCAATTCAGTATTATATCTTTTAATACAGTCCCCTGAAACAATATAAATTAACGAAAAAACAACAAGATTCGTGAATTTCCTTGTTTGCTCGCAATTATCCAATCCACCAACTATAGTTCCCATCCCAACCTCTGAACAATTTACTAAGCCTTCATCTGATTGCTCCCAATTTCTAACAgcctataaaataaatttgcatATTAGAAAATATTCCAACAGTTCTCAGATTTCAGATGCCAACCTTAGATGTAGTGTATCCTGCCGCAAGGGCGAGCACCGGCTGCACCGCAATATAAAGACCAGGAACGTTGAAGGTTTCAAACATAATTTCACCAGTGTATTCACGGCTCTCCGGGGCAGTGAGTGGACTTTCCGTCAAAAGAAAGTAGTGATCCTCCGGATCACAtctcaaataattaaatata contains these protein-coding regions:
- the LOC100259418 gene encoding actin-related protein 3 isoform X1, producing the protein MDSAASRPAVVIDNGTGYTKMGFAGNVEPCFIAPTVVAVNESFLNQNRSSTKGNWLAQHSAGVMADLDFFIGDEAIARSRNSSTYNLSYPIVHGQVDNWDAMERFWQQCIFNYLRCDPEDHYFLLTESPLTAPESREYTGEIMFETFNVPGLYIAVQPVLALAAGYTTSKCEMTGVVVDVGDGATHVVPVADGYVIGSSIKSIPIAGKDVTLFVQQLMRERGEHVPPEDSFEVARKVKEMYCYTSSDIVKEFNKHDKEPGKYIKHWRGIKPKTGAPYSCDVGYERFLGPEIFFNPEIYSSDFATPLPAVIDKCIQSAPIDTRRALYKNIVLSGGSTMFKDFHRRLQRDVKKIVDARVLASDSRLDGEVKSQPVEVNVVSHPIQRYAVWFGGSVLASTPEFFAACHTKAEYEEYGASICRTNPVFKGMY
- the LOC100259418 gene encoding actin-related protein 3 isoform X2, translated to MDSAASRPAVVIDNGTGYTKMGFAGNVEPCFIAPTVVAVNESFLNQNRSSTKGNWLAQHSAGVMADLDFFIGDEAIARSRNSSTYNLSYPIVHGQVDNWDAMERFWQQCIFNYLRCDPEDHYFLLTESPLTAPESREYTGEIMFETFNVPGLYIAVQPVLALAAGYTTSKCEMTGVVVDVGDGATHVVPVADGYVIGSSIKSIPIAGKDVTLFVQQLMRERGEHVPPEDSFEVARKVKEMYCYTSSDIVKEFNKHDKEPGKYIKHWRGIKPKTGAPYSCDVGYERFLGPEIFFNPEIYSSDFATPLPAVIDKCIQSAPIDTRRALYKFYQEDQPCSRTSTEGCSVM